TTGGCATGAACTAGCACGTTTGTTTGTGGTTTTTGTGTCACTTAGCCCTCGGTTTTCTGGTGAGGATGAATCGAAAAAGATACTAACATAAAGCGATTTGCGGGTTTACCTTTGTTATCTTTTGTCTTTCAGCAATTTGACTTAGTTCCAATAACATTGACAAAGTTGGAACTTTTTCAACATTTTCTAATATATTAATGATTTTGAGAATTTTGTCTTTTCTGCTAGGGGAAGGTGAGATTGTTATCACAAAAAGGTGAGTTTATTTGCAGTTTGTAGTATTCTTGCTGTGAAAAAGAGTCTGCCTCCGTAATTTAAGGCAGCCACAAGCCTTGTATTTATTACATTTAGGAACGCATAAAGATGAAAAAATTGTTAGCAATGTCTGCAGTAGCTGCTCTAACTTTGTCTGCAAATGTTTTTGCTCAGGATGGTGAGGCTGTTTATACCAAAGCATGTCAAGTATGCCATAGCATGGGTGTTGCAGGCGCTCCAAAAGCTCACGACGCTGCAGCTTGGGAACCACGCTTAGCTAAAGGTATGGACGCACTAATCGGTACAGTTAAGTCTGGTATGAATGCTATGCCACCAGGTGGTATGTGTACTGACTGTAGTGATGAAGACTACAAAGCTGCTATCGAGTTCATGTCTAAGTAAGATTTGACTTTGACGCTCTAAAAAAAACCGGCCAATTAGCCGGTTTTTTTGTGGATTGTATTTGTAATAGTATTTGTGTTTGCCATGAAACAGCACCTGTTGTTGCTGTCTCTAATTACTGCACTTTTACTATTGCACTATTTTGCTACTGCACTAGGGTATCTAGGGTCAGTGTGGTAGTGCCACCAACAGCAACGGCATCAATTTTACCTTGTAAGTCACCTGCTTGTGGCTTAACACTACCATGCTTTGAAAGTACCGCAATAATCTCTACTTCTCTAGCGCCGCTAAGTTTTACGTCACCACCCATCGATGTACTGTCATCTAAAGTAATCGTCGCTGGTAAGCTATTAGCGCTGATCTTCGTTGCTGCCAGTGGCACTTTAGGGCCAGAAGTTGCGCGAGCAAATACAAAGATCATGTCAGTTGAGTCTACTTTGTCAGCAAGCTCTGCAGAAACTTCAATATTTACATCGACGGTTTTGTTGCCGCTAGCTTGAGCTTGTTTGTTCTTTAGTGGGTTGTGTGCGTCGTCATTTGGCATTGCACCCACGTCAGATTGCATACTCATTTTTGCAGATTGAATTGCGTTCATTAATGCGGTGCGGTCTACGTCTTGACGATCGCTATCTAAGATCATTTGCCATGCGTCAATCGCTTTTTGGTATTGAGCAGTAAAGAATGAGTCCATACCAATTAGCAGTAATGTTGACGGGTCTTGCGGGTCCATCGACAATGATTGATCAATAATACCCTGGATTTTAGGGGTAATTTTTTGACCTGCAGCATAGTACATAGCGGTTGCTTTAGGCCCTAGTAGTTCTGCATGAGTACCCACTAGCTCCATGACTTTATCAAATGCGGCAATTGCTTGATTGTACTGACCTGCTGAAATGTAGGCATGACCCAATGAGAACCATGCTTGGCTGTTTTCAGGCTCAGATTGAACCTGGGCTTCCATCATTTGCAGACGTTGAGCCATTACTTGTTCTTGAGTCATACCTTCATGTGGGCTGCGCTGTGCCTGAGGTGGGTTTGCTAACTCTTTATAAGCACCAAGCTCCTGGTAGAAGTAACCACATACACCGACAACAGCAACAGTCATGATTGTAGGCCAAAGTACGCTCTTTGGTTTAGCAACTTCGGTAAGCGAGTCATCACCTTCTTGCTTCATATCTTGAAGTAGGCTGATCTCTAGCTCTTTCTTAAGGGCATCGAACTCTCGCTGGTCCAATAGCTCTTCTGCTAGCTCTTGTTCCAATACGCCAAGACGTTCGTTAAATAGTTCTAGGTTGGTTTGTTTACGTACACCCGCTTCTTCAGCTTGCAGTAACTTTTGCTGGCGGAAATGCGGGATCCAAATCATTAACAGGCTAATGAAAAGGGCAAGCGCGATAAAAATCCAAAATGTGGTCATTGTTTCAATATTCACTTTTAGTTTAAAGGAAAAGCAGCAGTTTCCGCTTTGGCTTGAGAGGTAGATTATACGGAAAGATTATTCATTGAACAGTAATATACGTCAGAACTAAACCCAAAAATTGATAGTTGAGTGTTGGTTCACAGATCGAAACATAATGTAAAAATCGTCTGAAACTTAATACTGTGATGTGGGTCGTATGGGATGCAAATGTAAACATAAGTTTTTGTTGAAGTAAGTTAACATAATGAGACAAGTCACCCAGTTTTGCATCAAAATGGCAGACATTCGGCTTAGTTAACACTAAAATAATTTAAAATTCGTTTAAGCTAATGTGATTATATTTGCTTAGTTACGCATAGCGTTTTTGTGAGTTGAAAAACTCAAATTAACTTAGATCTCTGTAGATTAAGGATCTCCCATGATTCCAGAACTTGGACACTTTTCACTGATTATTGGATTGGCGTTTGCCTTTCTTCTAGCTAGTGTGCCATTGATAGGTTCGGCCCGTAAGGACCCATATTTAGTGAGATTTGCATGGCCGCTTGCATACGGCATGTTCTTCTTTATTACTATTTCGGTCATCACCCTAGGTTACAGTTTTGCGGTTGATGATTTCTCTGTTGCTTATGTAGCGCATCACTCTAACTCTCAGTTACCTATCTTCTTTAAGATTGCCGCCGTTTGGGGTGGTCACGAAGGTTCACTACTGTTCTGGGTGTTCTCGTTAACGGTATGGGCAGCTGCGGTAGCCATGTTTAGTAAAGGCTTAGAAGAAGTCTTTACCGCAAGGGTATTGTCAGTGCTGGCGATGATCATTGTCGGTTTCACCTTGTTTATGATTCTGACTTCAAGCCCGTTCGAACGTTTATTTCCAATTCCTGCAGAGGGGCGTGACCTTAACCCTATGCTGCAAGACGTTGGTCTGATTTTCCATCCGCCAATGCTTTACCTAGGTTATGTAGGTTTTGCTGTTAGCTTTGCGTTTGCTATTGCAGCGTTAATGAGTGGTCGTTTAGATTCAGCTTGGGCACGTTGGTCTCGTCCTTGGACGCTAGCTGCTTGGGTATTCTTAACCGGCGGTATCTCATTAGGTTCTTGGTGGGCATATTACGAATTAGGCTGGGGCGGCTGGTGGTTCTGGGATCCAGTCGAAAACGCTTCATTTATGCCTTGGTTGATTGGTACAGCGTTAGTTCACTCACTTATTGTGACTGAAAAACGCGGTGCATTCCGTAACTGGACAGTATTGCTATCTATTTTTGCATTCTCATTAAGCTTGCTGGGTACCTTTATTGTTCGTTCTGGTGTTTTAACATCGGTTCACTCGTTCGCTGCAGACCCAAGTCGCGGTATGTTCATCCTATTACTGCTTGGTTTGGCAATTGGTGGCTCTTTAACCTTGTTCGCTTTCCGTGCAAGTGAAATGAGTAGCCCAGCGCGTTTTGAACTTAAGTCGAAAGAAACCATGCTTTTGGTTTGTAATGTGTTGCTAACGGTGGCGTGTGGTACGGTATTACTTGGTACACTTTATCCGCTACTTATCGATGCATTGGGCATGGGTAAGATTTCTGTAGGACCTCCATACTTTAACGCTGTATTTGTACCAATCGTACTTGTGCTATTTGGTTTTATGGGGATTGGTCCAATCATCCGCTGGAAGAAGTCTAAGCAAGGCGAGATTAAGCGTCAGCTACTTGTTCCTGCAATCGTTTCAGCTGTTGTTGGTCTAGCTACCCCATTCCTAATGGGCGGAGAGTTTAACCTTTGGGTTGTATTCGGTATTGGTACCGCGACGTGGATCACTTTGGCGTCAATTAAAGCGGCTTACAATATCTGTAAAACCAAAGATGGCGACTTTATGCTAAGCCGCTTGGGTCGTAGCCAGTTAGGTATGATTATTGCTCACCTTGGTATCGCGATGTCTGTAGTTGGCGCAACCATGGTGTCGAACTACTCAGTTGAAAAGAGTGTTCGTATGGGCCCAGGTATTAGTCATGAGCTTGCGGGTTATACCTTTAAGTACATTGAGACTAAGAATGTCGTTGGTCCTAACTACACTGCTAAACAAGGTCAGGTAGAAGTGTACAAAGGTGATGAGTATGTGACGCTGCTGCGTCCAGACCGTCGTCAGTATAATGTACGTACAATGGACATGACTGAAGCGGGTATTGATTGGGGCTTCTTCCGTGATTTATATATCACAATGGGTGATCCTCTAAGCATGACTCAGTTTGCTGTTCGCCTTAACTACAAGCCATTTGTACGTTGGTTGTGGATCGGTTCAATCTTGATGATGGTCGGTGGTTTCCTATCAGCATCTGATAAACGTTACCGTGTAAAAAAAGCAGCAACAGAAAAAGCTGCCAAAGATAATTTAGCCACAGCCTAAATTTGTAACGGAGAAAGTATGAAAAAGTTGGTGCTGTTTATACCTTTAGTCTTGTTTCTTGGTATGGGGATATTCCTATATCAGGGGTTATTCCTTAACCCACAGAAACTAGAATCAGCTTTGGAAGGTAAGCCCGTTCCGGCGTTCAAGCTCGAAAAGCTTGAAAACGCCAGTGAATTTATCACCAATGAAGATCTTAAAGGTCAGGTATCAGTATTAAACGTCTGGGCAACTTGGTGCCCAGCGTGTAAATACGAACACCCGTTCTTAATGATGCTAGCTCGCCAAAACATTATGCCTATCTATGGTATTAACTATCGTGATGAGCGTGGCGCGGCAATTCGTGAATTAAGACGAGAAGGCGACCCATACGAGAAAAACATCTTCGATGTAGATGGCCGCTTAGGTCTAGATCTTGGGGTGTATGGTGCGCCTGAAACCTTCATTGTTGATCATAACGGCATCATTCGTTTCCGTTACGCAGGCCCAATCGATCAAAACATTTGGTCTGAGACTCTTTACCCTATGGTGAAGCAGCTACAAGCTGAAGCCAAGAAAGAAGGAGTATCTTAATGCGCGCATTCGCGATAATAGTGAGTTTATGTTTGACCTTGTTTGTTGCCACTCAAGTGGCAGCAACACCAGTAGACACTTATGAGTTTAAATCTGACAACAACCAAAAGCGTGCACTATCACTTGCGCACTCATTACGTTGCCCACAATGTCAGAACCAGAACCTAATCGACTCAAATTCACCGGTAGCCCAAGATTTACGTCTTGAGGTTTACAAAATGGTGGACGAAGGTAAGAGTGACGATGAAATCGTGAACTTCATGACAACACGTTACGGTGACTTTGTACTTTATAAGCCTAAGCTTGATTCTAAGACTTATATTTTATGGGGTGGTCCATTTGTGCTTCTAGCGATTGGTTTATTCGTTGCTCTAGTGTTTGTGCGTAAACAACGTAAAGCTGTTGAGATTGACCAAGGTTTATCTGAAGAAGACCAAAAACAACTCGACGAATTGCTTAATCGCAATAAAGACTCTTAACCATAATAAGCGTATTAAAAGAATGAAGTTAATTCTTACCGCTATCTTATCTTTGACCCTGATGGTGAGTGTGCACAGCCATGCTTACCCAGGGATGAAGCCTAAAGAAGCTAAGCAGTCACAATCGACATTAGATAAAATCAATGTGTTGCCAACGCCGTTTCCCATTGACTTGGTTGACTTCAGCAGTCTTGCTGGAGAACAAGTCGACTTTGAGGCATTTCGCGGTAAAGTGGTTGTGGTTAATATGTGGGCCACATGGTGTCCGCCTTGTGTACGTGAGCTGCCGGCACTTAAGCGTCTTGGCATAGCATTAAATAAAGAAGATTATGCACTAATCCCAATTTCAATTGATGCAGAAGGTGAACAAATCGTGCAGCCATTTTTGCAATCTCTCGAAATGGGGGACTTTGTTTCTTATTTTGATCCGATGCAAAACTTAAGAGCTGTGTTCCCGCTCGAAACTATTCCAGCGACGTTTATTTTAAATGAACAAGGCGAGTTGGTAGCGTTCGTACGTAGTTATGTAGATTGGGATGACGAAAATGCGATTGAGTTTCTAGCCCAGTTTAGTTCGAAGACTAAAGTCGAAGATAATCAAGATCAAGCTAGTGATGCAGAAAGCCAGGCAGTAAAGGTTCAAGCTGAATAGAATAATTACAGCTTAAATGACACGCTAAATGTTTAAAAAAGATCGCTTTTGGTGAAATGATCGCCAAGCGGTCTTTTTTTATGGTTTAAATTACAAAAACAGCTTGCGCAAATAAATCTGCTCCCTATAATGCGCTCCCACTGACTTACAGGACGTAGGGAATGCCAAAGCTTGTCTGGAACAAGCTTGGTAGACACGGCGCAGCGGCCAGCACGAGGTGTAGGTTGCAAGTTCGACAGTTTGATTTGAAGGCATTTAAGCCACTCAAATCAAGGTGAAAAGAAAGTTTGAAAAAACACTTGACGCCGAGATGGGAAAGCGTAGAATACGCAGCCCTGACCCGATGAGCCAAGCGCGAACGGGATGCTCTTTAACAATATGACAAGTATATCTGTGTGGACATTCACAGAGCTTTAGATTCGACAGATTCACTTTCGAGTGAGTCACAAAATTTAAAACTCATTGATGTTCATACGACACAAGTTAATTTGAATTGATGATTCAGTTTAAATTGACGCATGACAGTAGAATTCATTGAGTCGAACGAAAGTTCGTAAAAACTTTTAATTGAAGAGTTTGATCATGGCTCAGATTGAACGCTGGCGGCAGGCCTAACACATGCAAGTCGAGCGGAAACGAGTTATCTGAACCTTCGGGGAACGATAACGGCGTCGAGCGGCGGACGGGTGAGTAATGCCTAGGGATCTGCCCAGTCGAGGGGGATAACAGTTGGAAACGACTGCTAATACCGCATACGCCCTACGGGGAAAGGAGGGGACCTTCGGGCCTTTCGCGATTGGATGAACCTAGGTGGGATTAGCTAGTTGGTGAGGTAATGGCTCACCAAGGCAACGATCCCTAGCTGTTCTGAGAGGATGATCAGCCACACTGGGACTGAGACACGGCCCAGACTCCTACGGGAGGCAGCAGTGGGGAATATTGCACAATGGGGGAAACCCTGATGCAGCCATGCCGCGTGTGTGAAGAAGGCCCTAGGGTTGTAAAGCACTTTCAGCGAGGAGGAAAGGTTAGTGGTTAATACCTACTAGCTGTGACGTTACTCGCAGAAGAAGGACCGGCTAACTCCGTGCCAGCAGCCGCGGTAATACGGAGGGTCCGAGCGTTAATCGGAATTACTGGGCGTAAAGCGTACGCAGGCGGTTCGTTAAGCCAGATGTGAAAGCCCCGGGCTCAACCTGGGAATTGCATTTGGAACTGGCGAACTAGAGTCTTGTAGAGGGAGGTAGAATTTCAGGTGTAGCGGTGAAATGCGTAGAGATCTGAAGGAATACCGGTGGCGAAGGCGGCCTCCTGGACAAAGACTGACGCTCATGTACGAAAGCGTGGGGAGCAAACGGGATTAGATACCCCGGTAGTCCACGCCGTAAACGATGTCTACTCGGAGTTTGGTGTCTTGAACACTGGGCTCTCAAGCTAACGCATTAAGTAGACCGCCTGGGGAGTACGGCCGCAAGGTTAAAACTCAAATGAATTGACGGGGCCCGCACAAGCGGTGGAGCATGTGGTTTAATTCGATGCAACGCGAAGAACCTTACCTACTCTTGACATCCAGAGAACTTTCCAGAGATGGATTGGTGCCTTCGGGAACTCTGAGACAGGTGCTGCATGGCTGTCGTCAGCTCGTGTTGTGAAATGTTGGGTTAAGTCCCGCAACGAGCGCAACCCTTATCCTTATTTGCCAGCACTTCGGGTGGGAACTTTAGGGAGACTGCCGGTGATAAACCGGAGGAAGGTGGGGACGACGTCAAGTCATCATGGCCCTTACGAGTAGGGCTACACACGTGCTACAATGGCGTATACAGAGGGTTGCGAGACCGCGAGGTGGAGCTAATCTCAGAAAGTACGTCGTAGTCCGGATTGGAGTCTGCAACTCGACTCCATGAAGTCGGAATCGCTAGTAATCGTAGATCAGAATGCTACGGTGAATACGTTCCCGGGCCTTGTACACACCGCCCGTCACACCATGGGAGTGGGCTGCAAAAGAAGTGGGTAGTTTAACCTTCGGGAGAACGCTCACCACTTTGTGGTTCATGACTGGGGTGAAGTCGTAACAAGGTAGCCCTAGGGGAACCTGGGGCTGGATCACCTCCTTATCGACACGAATTTAGACTTTGTTGAGTGTTCACACAGATAACTTGTCGCTTCTTTTATAAGAAGTGAGAGTCAAATGCGCCGCGAGCCGGTTAGCATTGTTCTTTAACAATTTGGAAAGCTGATAGTATTTTTATGTGAAAACATAAAATGCGAAATAATTGAGTTCTCAAAACACTATTTAAGTGTCTTGAATATTCTAAAACTAAGGCGATACACATGAATGAGTTTACTCATTGGTGTGATTTATCAAATAAACCAGCTAGTCACCTATGTGGCTTGAATGACTTACATTAGTAAGACTCATTTGGGTTGTATGGTTAAGTGACTAAGCGTATACGGTGGATGCCTTGGCAGTCAGAGGCGATGAAGGACGTAGTAACTTGCGAAAAGCGTTGGCGAGCTAGTAACAAGCATTTGAGTCAACGATGTCCGAATGGGGAAACCCAATTGCATAAGCAATTATCCTAACGTGAATACATAGCGTTAGGAGGCAAACCCGGGGAACTGAAACATCTAAGTACCCGGAGGAAAAGAAATCAACCGAGATTCCCCTAGTAGCGGCGAGCGAACGGGGATTAGCCCTTAAGTCATTGGGGTGTTAGTGGAATGTGTTGGAAAGCACAGCGGCACAGGGTGATAGCCCCGTACATGAAAACTAACCAGTGATGAAATCGAGTAAGGCGGGACACGTGACATCCTGTCTGAATATGGGGGGACCATCCTCCAAGGCTAAATACTCCTGACTGACCGATAGTGAACCAGTACCGTGAGGGAAAGGCGAAAAGAACCCCTGTGAGGGGAGTGAAATAGAACCTGAAACCGTATACGTACAAGCAGTGGGAGCGGTTCTTGAGACCGTGACTGCGTACCTTTTGTATAATGGGTCAGCGACTTACATTTTGTAGCGAGGTTAAGCGAATAGCGGAGCCGTAGGGAAACCGAGTGTTAACTGCGCGTTTAGTTGCAAGGTGTAGACCCGAAACCCGGTGATCTAGCCATGGGCAGGTTGAAGGTTGAGTAACATCAACTGGAGGACCGAACACACGTATGTTGAAAAATGCGGTGATGACTTGTGGCTGGGGGTGAAAGGCCAATCAAACCGGGAGATATCTGGTTCTCCTCGAAAGCTATTTAGGTAGCGCCTCGCACGAATACCATTGGGGGTAGAGCACTGTTAAGGCTAGGGGGTCATCCCGACTTACCAACCCTTTGCAAACTCCGAATACCAATGAGTACTATGCGGGAGACAGACGGCGGGTGCTAACGTCCGTCGTCAAAAGGGAAACAACCCAGACCGTCAGCTAAGGTCCCAAAGTGTATGTTAAGTGGGAAACGATGTGGGAAGGCTTAGACAGCTAGGAGGTTGGCTTAGAAGCAGCCACCCTTTAAAGAAAGCGTAATAGCTCACTAGTCGAGTCGGCCTGCGCGGAAGATGTAACGGGGCTAAACATACCACCGAAGCTACGGGTTTGCAGTTTACTGCAAGCGGTAGAGGAGCGTTCTGTAAGCGGTTGAAGGTGAAGGGGTAACCCACACTGGACGTATCAGAAGTGCGAATGCTGACATGAGTAACGATAAAGGGAGTGAAAAACTCCCTCGCCGAAAGACCAAGGGTTCCTGTCCAACGTTAATCGGGGCAGGGTGAGTCGACCCCTAAGGCGAGGCTGAAAGGCGTAGTCGATGGGAAACAGGTTAATATTCCTGTACTTTTGCTAACTGCGATGGAGAGACGGAGAAGGCTAGGCTAGCGCGGCGTTGGTAGTCCGCGTTTAAGGTAGTAGGTAGGGTGCTTAGGCAAATCCGGGCACCTAATACCGAGAGCTGATGACGAGTCACTAAGGTGATGAAGTAGTTGATGCCATGCTTCCAGGAAAATCTTCTAAGCTTCAGGTTAGTAGGAATCGTACCCCAAACCGACACAGGTGGTCGGGTAGAGAATACCAAGGCGCTTGAGAGAACTCGGCTGAAGGAACTAGGCAAAATGGTACCGTAACTTCGGGAGAAGGTACGCTGCTGGCGGTGATGAGACTTGCTCTCTAAGCTGCTGGCAGTCGCAGATACCAGGTGGCTGCAACTGTTTATCAAAAACACAGCACTGTGCAAAATCGCAAGATGACGTATACGGTGTGACGCCTGCCCGGTGCCGGAAGGTTAATTGATTGGGTTAGCTTTGCGAAGCTCATGATCGAAGCCCCGGTAAACGGCGGCCGTAACTATAACGGTCCTAAGGTAGCGAAATTCCTTGTCGGGTAAGTTCCGACCTGCACGAATGGCGTAATGATGGCCACGCTGTCTCCAGCCGAGACTCAGTGAAGTTGAAATTGCGGTGAAGATGCCGTATACCCGCGGCTAGACGGAAAGACCCCGTGAACCTTTACTATAGCTTGGCACTGAACATTGACCCTACATGTGTAGGATAGGTGGGAGACTTTGAAGCGCAGTCGCTAGATTGTGTGGAGTCAACCTTGAAATACCACCCTTGTAGTGTTGATGTTCTAACTCTGGCCCCTAATCGGGGTTGAGGACAGTGCCTGGTGGGTAGTTTGACTGGGGCGGTCTCCTCCCAAAGAGTAACGGAGGAGCACGAAGGTTAGCTAAACACGGTCGGACATCGTGTGGTTAGTGCAATGGCATAAGCTAGCTTAACTGCGAGACAGACACGTCGAGCAGGTACGAAAGTAGGTCATAGTGATCCGGTGGTTCTGAATGGAAGGGCCATCGCTCAACGGATAAAAGGTACTCCGGGGATAACAGGCTGATACCGCCCAAGAGTTCATATCGACGGCGGTGTTTGGCACCTCGATGTCGGCTCATCACATCCTGGGGCTGAAGTCGGTCCCAAGGGTATGGCTGTTCGCCATTTAAAGTGGTACGCGAGCTGGGTTCAGAACGTCGTGAGACAGTTCGGTCCCTATCTGCCGTGGGCGTTGGATGATTGAAGGGAGCTGCTCCTAGTACGAGAGGACCGGAGTGGACGAACCGCTGGTGTTCGGGTTGTTATGCCAATAGCATTGCCCGGTAGCTACGTTCGGAATCGATAACCGCTGAAAGCATCTAAGCGGGAAGCGAGCCCTAAGATGAGTCATCCCTAGGTCTTTAAGACCTCTAAAGAGCCGTTCGAGACTAGGACGTTGATAGGCATGGTGTGTAAGCGTTGTGAGGCGTTGAGCTAACATGTACTAATGACTCGTGAGGCTTAACCATACAACCCAGATGGGTTTTGCTAGGTGGTTATAACCTTAGATTTTAGATAGAGCACTTAGATAGTGTGACTCAATTACAAAAAGCAATAACAGCTTTCCGAATTAATCTAATGGCTACAGAGAATAAAGTAGCGGTTAGATAACAAATTTGTCTGGAGACAATAGCATTGTGGTCCCACCTGAATCCATTCCGAACTCAGCAGTGAAACGCAATCGCGCCGATGGTAGTGTGGGGTTTCCCCATGTGAGAGTAGGTCATTTCCAGACGCCTAATTTACGAAATAGCCCCAGCACGACGTGTTGGGGCTTTTTTGTATGTTCAGCTTTTGAAAGGCTATTCGAACATGGGGAACAAACAGGGCATGCGCAGATGTGATAGGTCGATGATTGTATCCTGCATAATCGACACTTCTGCCATCCTTGGCGGCCGTAGGGCGAAGTGAGTGCGTTTATGAAGCACTGCTTCATGCGCTTATGTAGCGCGGATAGCTTGTTCGAAGCTGACCATTTCCAGAACCCTAATACCAATTACTATTAAAGACTTCCCAACTTAGAACAGTCCCTAAGGCGCAACTTTCAGACTTTATTCCGACACACAATGTATGTGTACTTTACACTAGGACATTGCTCAACAATATTTGTTAGCTATCCAAGGCGAGAACAGCTCTATGGCTTCTGCAATGGGGGCTGTAGAGGCAATTGTAATATCTAAATCAACACAGGGAGTCCTAGCATGTTGTAGCTGACACGCTTGTTACTATAGAGAATAACAGTGAATATCAAGTTTAGAGTCGCTGCGAATCAGGGGGTTAGCTGTCAGCTAGATGCTGTGGTTAAAGCAAAGTAAAAC
This DNA window, taken from Shewanella maritima, encodes the following:
- a CDS encoding c-type cytochrome — protein: MKKLLAMSAVAALTLSANVFAQDGEAVYTKACQVCHSMGVAGAPKAHDAAAWEPRLAKGMDALIGTVKSGMNAMPPGGMCTDCSDEDYKAAIEFMSK
- the ccmI gene encoding c-type cytochrome biogenesis protein CcmI encodes the protein MTTFWIFIALALFISLLMIWIPHFRQQKLLQAEEAGVRKQTNLELFNERLGVLEQELAEELLDQREFDALKKELEISLLQDMKQEGDDSLTEVAKPKSVLWPTIMTVAVVGVCGYFYQELGAYKELANPPQAQRSPHEGMTQEQVMAQRLQMMEAQVQSEPENSQAWFSLGHAYISAGQYNQAIAAFDKVMELVGTHAELLGPKATAMYYAAGQKITPKIQGIIDQSLSMDPQDPSTLLLIGMDSFFTAQYQKAIDAWQMILDSDRQDVDRTALMNAIQSAKMSMQSDVGAMPNDDAHNPLKNKQAQASGNKTVDVNIEVSAELADKVDSTDMIFVFARATSGPKVPLAATKISANSLPATITLDDSTSMGGDVKLSGAREVEIIAVLSKHGSVKPQAGDLQGKIDAVAVGGTTTLTLDTLVQ
- a CDS encoding heme lyase CcmF/NrfE family subunit; amino-acid sequence: MIPELGHFSLIIGLAFAFLLASVPLIGSARKDPYLVRFAWPLAYGMFFFITISVITLGYSFAVDDFSVAYVAHHSNSQLPIFFKIAAVWGGHEGSLLFWVFSLTVWAAAVAMFSKGLEEVFTARVLSVLAMIIVGFTLFMILTSSPFERLFPIPAEGRDLNPMLQDVGLIFHPPMLYLGYVGFAVSFAFAIAALMSGRLDSAWARWSRPWTLAAWVFLTGGISLGSWWAYYELGWGGWWFWDPVENASFMPWLIGTALVHSLIVTEKRGAFRNWTVLLSIFAFSLSLLGTFIVRSGVLTSVHSFAADPSRGMFILLLLGLAIGGSLTLFAFRASEMSSPARFELKSKETMLLVCNVLLTVACGTVLLGTLYPLLIDALGMGKISVGPPYFNAVFVPIVLVLFGFMGIGPIIRWKKSKQGEIKRQLLVPAIVSAVVGLATPFLMGGEFNLWVVFGIGTATWITLASIKAAYNICKTKDGDFMLSRLGRSQLGMIIAHLGIAMSVVGATMVSNYSVEKSVRMGPGISHELAGYTFKYIETKNVVGPNYTAKQGQVEVYKGDEYVTLLRPDRRQYNVRTMDMTEAGIDWGFFRDLYITMGDPLSMTQFAVRLNYKPFVRWLWIGSILMMVGGFLSASDKRYRVKKAATEKAAKDNLATA
- a CDS encoding DsbE family thiol:disulfide interchange protein: MKKLVLFIPLVLFLGMGIFLYQGLFLNPQKLESALEGKPVPAFKLEKLENASEFITNEDLKGQVSVLNVWATWCPACKYEHPFLMMLARQNIMPIYGINYRDERGAAIRELRREGDPYEKNIFDVDGRLGLDLGVYGAPETFIVDHNGIIRFRYAGPIDQNIWSETLYPMVKQLQAEAKKEGVS
- the nrfF gene encoding heme lyase NrfEFG subunit NrfF; its protein translation is MRAFAIIVSLCLTLFVATQVAATPVDTYEFKSDNNQKRALSLAHSLRCPQCQNQNLIDSNSPVAQDLRLEVYKMVDEGKSDDEIVNFMTTRYGDFVLYKPKLDSKTYILWGGPFVLLAIGLFVALVFVRKQRKAVEIDQGLSEEDQKQLDELLNRNKDS
- a CDS encoding TlpA family protein disulfide reductase — its product is MKLILTAILSLTLMVSVHSHAYPGMKPKEAKQSQSTLDKINVLPTPFPIDLVDFSSLAGEQVDFEAFRGKVVVVNMWATWCPPCVRELPALKRLGIALNKEDYALIPISIDAEGEQIVQPFLQSLEMGDFVSYFDPMQNLRAVFPLETIPATFILNEQGELVAFVRSYVDWDDENAIEFLAQFSSKTKVEDNQDQASDAESQAVKVQAE